The following proteins are encoded in a genomic region of Nitrospirae bacterium CG2_30_53_67:
- a CDS encoding NADH:ubiquinone oxidoreductase, producing MKYLGIETAKPKIGVFDFTGCEGCELQLLNKEETLPDFLSLIEVVNFREASSDQSDDYDIAFVEGSISREDEITRLKQIRANAGVLVALGSCACFGGVNKIRERFDISDVVREVYGNHEVETGEVKSVKEVVPVDLEIPGCPVSKTEVEKIVIALVTGSEIRIPKYPVCVECRQKMNICMFDFGTICLGPLTLAGCGAVCIAGKVGCRGCRGPAEDANYDSFMETMLKKGYPRSEIEDKIAFFNGLDGIRTGHVVSPIQERVHSFNAKRGV from the coding sequence TTGAAATATCTCGGCATTGAAACAGCCAAACCCAAAATCGGGGTCTTTGATTTTACGGGATGCGAGGGGTGCGAACTGCAGCTCCTGAACAAGGAAGAGACGCTCCCGGATTTTCTCTCCCTGATCGAGGTGGTCAATTTCAGAGAAGCCTCTTCCGACCAAAGCGACGACTATGACATCGCATTCGTGGAAGGCTCCATTTCCCGTGAGGATGAGATCACGAGGCTCAAACAGATCAGGGCCAATGCCGGGGTCCTGGTCGCCCTGGGGTCCTGCGCCTGCTTCGGAGGCGTCAACAAAATAAGAGAGAGATTTGATATCTCCGATGTGGTTCGGGAAGTCTACGGCAACCATGAGGTGGAGACGGGCGAGGTGAAAAGTGTCAAGGAGGTCGTGCCTGTGGACCTTGAGATTCCCGGATGCCCTGTTTCCAAGACCGAGGTGGAAAAAATCGTCATCGCCCTGGTGACCGGTTCGGAAATCAGGATCCCCAAGTATCCGGTCTGCGTGGAGTGCAGGCAGAAGATGAATATCTGCATGTTCGATTTCGGGACGATCTGCCTCGGCCCGCTGACGCTCGCCGGCTGCGGCGCCGTATGCATCGCCGGCAAGGTCGGCTGCCGGGGATGCCGCGGGCCGGCAGAAGATGCCAATTATGATTCGTTTATGGAAACCATGCTGAAGAAAGGCTATCCCCGTTCAGAGATTGAAGACAAAATCGCTTTCTTCAATGGGCTGGACGGAATCAGGACCGGCCATGTGGTTTCTCCGATACAGGAGAGGGTCCACTCCTTCAATGCCAAGAGAGGGGTGTGA
- a CDS encoding oxidoreductase: MKTDQVYKCEITNIVELTPMEKLFHLKILDPVEREIFNFRAGQFVMVEVPGFGEIPISIASSPNNREFIELCIRKAGRTTRILHKAVIGSKVGIRGPFGTSFPMEKMAGHHILLIAGGLGLAPLRAPIYWVNEHRSEYKDVHILYGAKEPWQMLFTYQYEEWVKISHIKMHTVVEKADKNWTGKTGLITDLFQDVAIDPSRTYAIVCGPPVMFKFVCDHMDDLGVPMNQMFVSLERRMHCGMGKCCRCMVGSTFTCVDGPVFDYWSVMNLREAI, encoded by the coding sequence ATGAAAACGGACCAGGTATACAAGTGCGAGATCACAAACATTGTCGAACTGACCCCCATGGAAAAGCTCTTTCATTTGAAAATACTCGACCCCGTGGAAAGAGAGATCTTCAATTTCCGGGCCGGTCAGTTTGTGATGGTGGAAGTCCCCGGTTTCGGAGAGATTCCCATTTCCATAGCCAGTTCTCCCAACAACAGGGAATTCATCGAGTTGTGCATACGAAAAGCCGGACGCACCACCCGGATCCTCCATAAGGCCGTCATCGGGTCGAAAGTCGGCATTCGCGGTCCTTTCGGCACGTCTTTCCCCATGGAGAAGATGGCAGGACACCATATTCTTCTGATCGCCGGCGGCCTTGGGCTCGCGCCGCTGAGAGCGCCCATATACTGGGTGAATGAACACCGCTCCGAATACAAAGACGTGCATATCCTTTACGGCGCCAAGGAGCCCTGGCAGATGCTCTTTACCTACCAGTATGAAGAATGGGTGAAAATCAGCCACATCAAGATGCATACGGTGGTGGAAAAAGCGGATAAGAACTGGACGGGGAAAACCGGACTGATCACAGACCTGTTTCAGGATGTCGCCATTGATCCGTCACGCACCTATGCCATTGTGTGCGGCCCGCCGGTCATGTTTAAATTCGTCTGCGATCACATGGATGACCTCGGTGTCCCCATGAACCAGATGTTCGTCTCCCTGGAGCGAAGGATGCACTGCGGTATGGGGAAATGCTGCCGGTGCATGGTGGGTTCGACCTTTACGTGCGTGGACGGGCCGGTCTTTGATTACTGGTCCGTGATGAACCTCAGAGAGGCCATTTAA